Sequence from the Clostridium butyricum genome:
AATACAAATAGCTTCTGCTAGAGCTGGTAATGTCATAGGGGGAGGAGATTGGGCTGATGATAGATTGATACCGGATTTAGTTAAAAGTGTAGCTAAGGATGAAGCTCTAATTATTAGGAATCCCATAGCTACAAGACCTTGGCAGCATGTACTTGAACCATTATCAGGTTATTTATGGCTTGGATCCTTACTGTTACAACATAAAGAAGAATTTGCTTGTGGTTGGAATTTTGGACCTAATAATAATGATATTTTAAGTGTTGAGGAGATATTAAATTTATCATTGAAATGCTGGGAAAAAGGAAATTATTGTATTGATAATTCAGCACATCCACATGAAGCTAATTTATTAAAACTTGATATTAGTAAAGCTATATTAGAATTAAAATGGAAACCTGTATACAATGTGACAGTAGCAGTTGAAAAAACAATAGAATGGTATAAGAAGTATTATGACAATAAATATATTGATATGAGAGAATTTACATTAAGTCAAATAAAAGAATATGTAGAAGAAGCTAAGAAAAGGAATATATTATGGAGTGTGGTATAGTGAATAATAAGCGTAATGAAATATTAGAATTATCTAAATCATATTTTTATGAAACGATGCAAAACAAAGAAATTATTCCAGGAGTTAACTATATACCACCATCAGGAAAAATATTAGATGAAGAAGATTTAGCTAATATAATAGATGCATCACTTGATATGTGGATTACTTCAGGACGTTATGGAGAAGAGTTTGAAAGAGAATTTCCTAAATATTTAAATTCTAAGTATTGTGCATTGGTTAATTCGGGTTCATCAGCAAATTTAGTTGCATTAACAGCGCTAACTTCACATAAATTGGGAGATAAAAGATTAAAACCAGGAGATGAAGTAATAACTGTTGCAGCGGGATTTCCAACAACAATAGCTCCTATAATTCAAAATAAACTAATACCTGTATTTATTGATATAGATTTAGAAACTTATGATTTTAAGGAAGATATGTTGGAGAAAGCAATATCGGAAAAGACAAAAGCTATATTTATGGCTCATACATTAGGAAATTCATTTAATTTGGATAAGGTTATGGAAATAGCTGAAAAGTATAATTTATTGGTTATTGAAGATAATTGTGATGCATTAGGAGCAAAATATAGGGGAAGGCTCACTGGAACTTTTGGACATATTTCTACATATAGCTTTTACCCGGCTCATCATATAACTATGGGTGAAGGAGGAGCGGTAGTAACTAGTGATCCTCAATTATTTAACATAATAAAGTCTATAAGGGATTGGGGAAGAGATTGTGTTTGTCCGCCTGGAAAAGATAATATTTGTAATAATAGATTTAACCAAAAACATGGACATTTACCAGATGGATATGATCATAAATATGTATATTCACATTTAGGATATAATTTAAAAGTTTCAGATATGCAAGCAGCAATTGGTGTTTCTCAATTGAAAAAACTACCTGAGTTTATACAAAAAAGGAAAGAGAATTTTAATAAATTATATGAGGGATTAGAAGGTCTACAAGAATATTTGATATTACCTAAAGAAACTAAAAATAGTGAAGCAAGTTGGTTTGGATTCACAATTACTGTTAAAGAATCCAGTAAATTTGATAGAAATAGTTTAGTGAAATATTTAGAAGATAATAAAATAGGAACAAGACTATTATTTGCAGGAAATATACTAAAACAACCAGTTTTTACAAATAATGATTATGAGTATAGAATAGTTGGAGATCTGACTAATACGGATATAGTCATGAAAAACACCTTTTGGATTGGAGTATGGCCTGGTATTACTGATGAATGTATAGGATATATAATAAATAAGTTCAATGAATACTTTGATAAAATAAAAGAATAAATTTATGTGTAAATAATAGTATTAGTAATTTTCAACGTTATTAATACTATTATTTTTTGTTTTATTAGCATGAAAAAGCATACAGTAAGGAAATATAAATAATATTAAGTACTTACATAAAGTTTTAATAAAAATAAACGATAAATAACTATTGACTAAAATAATCAATGGTGGTGATAATTAGTGAGATTAAGCAAAAATATGTTTTCTTTAAACATATACAGTAATTATAAAGATAAATTAAAACAAAGTTCTAGTGCAATAGAAAATATAAGTTCAGGCTATAAGTTAAATAAAGCTAAAGATAATCCTAACAAAATTGGTCAAAGTGAAGCTTTAAAAATACAAGTATTAAGTAATAGTGCAGCTAGGAAAAATATTCAAGATACTAACTCTATGATACAAACTTTTGATGGTGCTATGCAAGAAATGAATAGTACATTAGAAAGATTGAAAGAGTTAACGGTACAATCTGGAAATGGAGCTTTAGCACAGAGTGATAAAGAAGCTATACAGGAAGAAATAAATGCTCTTACTTCACATATTGATCAAATGGCGAAAACCACGGATTTCAATGGTGTTAAATTAATTAATGAAAAAGGAAGTATTATATCAAGTATTGGGAGCATGGAAGATGAAACTACTAAAATACCCAAAATAGATCTTACTACAGTTGGATTAGGTCTTACTAAGAGTAATATGAATGTACTTGATCCAGATAATAGTGGAGTGGCTATTGAAACAGTAGATAAAGCTATAACTATAGTTTCAGCAGCAAGAAGCCGATATGGAGCATTGCAAATAAGGTTGGAAAATACAGGAGATGATATTGATCAAAGAAATATTTCTCTTGAAAAATCTCAAAGTAGAATTGCTGATGCTGATTTAGCAGAAGAGATGCTTAAGCAAGCTCAAAGTGATATATTAATACAATCGTCAATTGCATTAATGGCTCAAAGTAATAAATTACCACAGGATGCATTACAAATACTACAAAATATTAAATAGTAAGATAATAATGGAAGTAACGCTTTTATCTAAACGTATATAAGCGTTTTTTCTGTTTAAATATATTAATTGATACAATATGAGGTCTTAGGAAAGTGTTTTGTGGAAAATTAGAAGATAATCATTATATTATAGGTAAAAAATAAGTTATAATCAAATAATATAGGATTTGGTGATGTTTTAAAGCAATACATAAA
This genomic interval carries:
- the rfbG gene encoding CDP-glucose 4,6-dehydratase is translated as MQKIFKNIYKDKKILITGHTGFKGTWLTLWLKELEAEILGYSLEPHTNPSMFNLCNTKDNIRNIIGDIRDSENLEKVMLDFKPDIIFHLAAQPLVRLSYNEPKLTYETNVIGTLNVYEAAKKCNSVQAIVCITTDKCYENKEWSYGYRENDSMGGYDPYSSSKGCVELLTASYRNSFFDNLGIQIASARAGNVIGGGDWADDRLIPDLVKSVAKDEALIIRNPIATRPWQHVLEPLSGYLWLGSLLLQHKEEFACGWNFGPNNNDILSVEEILNLSLKCWEKGNYCIDNSAHPHEANLLKLDISKAILELKWKPVYNVTVAVEKTIEWYKKYYDNKYIDMREFTLSQIKEYVEEAKKRNILWSVV
- the rfbH gene encoding lipopolysaccharide biosynthesis protein RfbH; this encodes MECGIVNNKRNEILELSKSYFYETMQNKEIIPGVNYIPPSGKILDEEDLANIIDASLDMWITSGRYGEEFEREFPKYLNSKYCALVNSGSSANLVALTALTSHKLGDKRLKPGDEVITVAAGFPTTIAPIIQNKLIPVFIDIDLETYDFKEDMLEKAISEKTKAIFMAHTLGNSFNLDKVMEIAEKYNLLVIEDNCDALGAKYRGRLTGTFGHISTYSFYPAHHITMGEGGAVVTSDPQLFNIIKSIRDWGRDCVCPPGKDNICNNRFNQKHGHLPDGYDHKYVYSHLGYNLKVSDMQAAIGVSQLKKLPEFIQKRKENFNKLYEGLEGLQEYLILPKETKNSEASWFGFTITVKESSKFDRNSLVKYLEDNKIGTRLLFAGNILKQPVFTNNDYEYRIVGDLTNTDIVMKNTFWIGVWPGITDECIGYIINKFNEYFDKIKE
- a CDS encoding flagellin, with protein sequence MRLSKNMFSLNIYSNYKDKLKQSSSAIENISSGYKLNKAKDNPNKIGQSEALKIQVLSNSAARKNIQDTNSMIQTFDGAMQEMNSTLERLKELTVQSGNGALAQSDKEAIQEEINALTSHIDQMAKTTDFNGVKLINEKGSIISSIGSMEDETTKIPKIDLTTVGLGLTKSNMNVLDPDNSGVAIETVDKAITIVSAARSRYGALQIRLENTGDDIDQRNISLEKSQSRIADADLAEEMLKQAQSDILIQSSIALMAQSNKLPQDALQILQNIK